In Anopheles gambiae chromosome 2, idAnoGambNW_F1_1, whole genome shotgun sequence, a single window of DNA contains:
- the LOC1273007 gene encoding splicing factor U2af 38 kDa subunit, with protein sequence MAEYLASIFGTEKDKVNCSFYFKIGACRHGDRCSRIHNKPTFSQTCLLQNLYVNPQNSAKSADGSHLVANVSDEEMQEHYDNFFEDVFVECEDKYGEIEEMNVCDNLGDHLVGNVYIKFRREEDAERAAKDLNNRWFGGRPVYSELSPVTDFREACCRQYEMGECTRSGFCNFMHLKPISRELRRYLYSRRRGRSRSRSRSPRRGGGGGGGGGGGGGGGIGGGRDRSRDRRRSRSRDRKNDRNDNGRKGRY encoded by the exons ATGGCAGAATACCTGGCCTCGATTTTCGGTACCGAGAAAGACAA ggtCAACTGTTCGTTCTACTTTAAAATTGGTGCCTGCCGCCATGGAGATCGCTGCTCCCGCATCCACAACAAGCCGACCTTCTCGCAAACCTGTCTGCTGCAGAACCTGTACGTGAACCCCCAGAATTCGGCCAAATCGGCCGACGGTAGTCACCTGGTGGCGAACGTGTCGGACGAAGAGATGCAGGAGCACTACGACAACTTTTTCGAGGACGTGTTCGTCGAGTGCGAGGACAAGTACGGTGAAATCGAGGAGATGAACGTGTGCGACAACCTGGGCGACCATCTGGTCGGCAACGTGTACATCAAGTTTCGCCGCGAAGAGGACGCGGAGCGGGCGGCCAAGGATCTGAACAACCGTTGGTTCGGCGGCAGACCGGTGTACTCGGAGCTTTCGCCGGTGACAGACTTCCGCGAGGCGTGCTGTCGGCAGTACGAGATGGGCGAATGTACGCGGTCCGGGTTCTGCAACTTCATGCACCTGAAGCCGATCTCGCGCGAGCTGCGCCGCTATCTGTACTCGAGACGCCGGGGACGTTCCCGATCTCGGTCGCGATCGCCACgtcgcggtggtggtggtggcggcggtggtgggggCGGAGGCGGAGGCGGCATCGGAGGTGGTCGTGATCGTTCCCGCGACCGCCGTCGATCGCGCAGTAGGGATAGGAAAAACGATCGCAACGACAACGGGCGCAAGGGGCGATACTGA